The Candidatus Methanoperedens sp. genome contains a region encoding:
- a CDS encoding site-2 protease family protein, whose product MNNLSHKSSTVDELAEKIRPFFSVYDIQQQDDNIYFFGVPKEDIKLIYPKLWSVFAEKGYQFIPKYELGEHMLIAAPMKPVRERRWINIVLALATVITTMVMGSFLFGADPVGNPSDVLKGIPFTIAIMTVLGAHEAGHYIVAKKHGMHTSLPYFIPFPSLIGTMGAVIKHRGPIPSREALFDVGISGPLIGLIVSVIVTIIGLLQPPVAHASQGFQMQLGLPPLFEFITRFISVDATSPIHPIAFAGWVGMLVTALNLIPAGQLDGGHVLRAMLGEKASHISTILPFILISLGFYVTYFLKKDGFMWVFWGLLLSLFAVAGHPKPLNDDVPLGKGRMLLGIVTFILGLLCITLTPFQVQ is encoded by the coding sequence ATGAATAATCTGTCTCATAAGTCTTCTACAGTCGATGAACTGGCTGAAAAGATCAGGCCCTTTTTTTCAGTTTACGATATCCAGCAGCAGGATGATAATATCTATTTCTTTGGGGTCCCGAAAGAAGATATCAAGTTGATTTACCCAAAACTCTGGTCTGTTTTCGCTGAAAAAGGGTATCAATTCATCCCCAAATATGAATTGGGGGAACACATGCTTATAGCCGCGCCCATGAAGCCGGTGCGCGAGCGGCGCTGGATAAATATCGTGCTGGCTCTCGCTACTGTTATTACCACGATGGTCATGGGCTCATTCCTTTTCGGGGCAGATCCCGTAGGTAATCCTTCGGATGTATTGAAAGGTATCCCTTTCACTATCGCGATCATGACCGTTCTGGGAGCCCATGAAGCAGGGCATTATATCGTGGCAAAAAAACACGGCATGCACACCTCATTGCCGTATTTCATCCCGTTCCCGAGCCTGATAGGCACGATGGGCGCAGTGATAAAGCACAGGGGGCCGATACCCAGCCGGGAAGCGCTTTTTGATGTGGGGATATCGGGCCCGCTTATTGGCCTTATTGTCTCGGTTATCGTGACGATCATAGGATTGCTTCAACCTCCTGTCGCCCATGCATCACAGGGATTCCAGATGCAGCTTGGGCTTCCGCCCCTTTTTGAATTCATCACGCGGTTCATTTCAGTCGACGCCACCTCCCCGATACATCCGATAGCTTTCGCGGGCTGGGTGGGGATGCTTGTAACCGCTTTAAACCTGATACCGGCGGGGCAGCTCGACGGAGGGCACGTTCTTCGGGCAATGCTTGGTGAAAAGGCATCGCATATCTCAACCATATTGCCCTTTATACTGATCTCCCTTGGATTTTACGTGACATATTTCCTGAAAAAAGATGGCTTCATGTGGGTCTTCTGGGGGCTTCTGTTATCCCTGTTCGCGGTGGCGGGACACCCGAAACCCCTTAACGATGATGTCCCGCTTGGCAAAGGGCGAATGTTGCTTGGAATTGTTACCTTTATTCTGGGGTTACTCTGTATTACATTGACTCCTTTTCAGGTACAATGA
- the moeB gene encoding molybdopterin-synthase adenylyltransferase MoeB — MLGGFSEEQIRRYSRHIILPEVGGKGQKKLLSSRVLCIGAGGLGAPIIEYLAAAGIGTLGIIDDDTVDLSNLQRQVIHGGNVGKPKAESAKRFINNLNPDVEVKTYIERLNANNVMDIFNEYDIVVDGSDNFATRYLVNDACVITNKPLSHGSIYRFEGQVTTIIPHKGPCYRCLFEHAPPPGMVPSCQEAGVLGVLPGIIGVIQATEVMKYLLGIGELLVGRLIYYDALNMSFDEIKVRWNKSCPVCGEKPKITSIQEEIYGESCRI; from the coding sequence ATGTTAGGTGGATTCAGCGAAGAACAGATAAGAAGATACTCGCGTCACATCATCCTGCCGGAAGTGGGAGGGAAAGGCCAGAAAAAGCTTCTTTCTTCCAGGGTATTATGCATAGGTGCAGGCGGGCTTGGTGCCCCAATTATCGAATACCTCGCCGCCGCAGGCATAGGTACGCTTGGGATTATTGATGATGACACGGTTGACCTGAGCAACCTCCAGAGACAGGTCATTCATGGGGGAAATGTAGGAAAACCCAAAGCAGAGTCAGCGAAACGGTTCATCAACAATCTCAACCCGGACGTCGAGGTCAAAACATATATCGAGAGATTGAATGCAAATAATGTGATGGATATTTTCAATGAATATGATATCGTTGTGGATGGCTCGGATAACTTTGCGACAAGATACCTGGTGAATGATGCCTGCGTGATTACGAACAAACCGCTCTCTCACGGCAGCATATACAGGTTCGAGGGACAGGTCACTACGATAATACCGCACAAAGGACCATGCTATAGATGTCTCTTTGAGCATGCACCCCCGCCGGGAATGGTGCCGAGCTGCCAGGAAGCGGGCGTACTTGGCGTTCTTCCCGGGATAATCGGTGTCATTCAGGCAACCGAGGTCATGAAATATCTGCTCGGGATCGGCGAACTGCTCGTGGGGCGGCTTATTTACTATGACGCGCTCAATATGAGCTTCGATGAGATCAAGGTGCGCTGGAACAAGAGCTGCCCTGTATGCGGTGAAAAACCTAAGATAACATCGATACAGGAAGAGATATATGGTGAATCGTGCAGGATTTGA
- a CDS encoding sulfurtransferase TusA family protein, with product MAIELDLKGEVCPYTFVKTKLKLEELESGEELAVTFDHAPAVENVPRSLKNEGHKILGIEQQGDHLWKVRIRKA from the coding sequence ATGGCGATAGAACTTGATTTAAAGGGCGAGGTCTGCCCGTATACCTTTGTGAAGACAAAGCTGAAACTTGAAGAGCTTGAAAGCGGTGAGGAACTTGCAGTGACATTTGACCATGCTCCAGCCGTTGAGAACGTGCCGCGCAGCCTGAAGAACGAAGGTCACAAGATACTCGGGATAGAACAGCAGGGCGACCACCTCTGGAAGGTAAGGATTCGCAAGGCATGA
- a CDS encoding DsrE family protein — translation MKLGILLTTSPENENTNTVIAISKAALGQGHSVSVFLMYDGVYNVHKKEFVELVEKGIDITVCALNVEQRKVSRVDDILFGSQYDHACIASDVDRFISFGE, via the coding sequence ATGAAACTCGGGATACTTTTGACCACAAGCCCGGAGAATGAGAATACCAATACAGTTATAGCCATCAGTAAGGCTGCTCTGGGGCAGGGCCATTCGGTTTCCGTTTTTTTAATGTACGATGGCGTGTACAACGTCCATAAAAAAGAGTTCGTGGAACTGGTGGAAAAAGGGATCGATATAACCGTGTGTGCGCTGAACGTGGAGCAGCGAAAGGTCAGCAGGGTCGATGACATACTATTCGGGAGCCAGTATGACCATGCGTGCATAGCAAGCGATGTGGACAGGTTCATATCTTTTGGTGAATAA
- a CDS encoding DsrE family protein translates to MKKITVIVRNLPLNTRRNAEALRMSVGLTLREDKVTVVFMDDGIYTATPAKPELVNFKPMHKEFEALSMLKCRLLADRPSMEKRGISSLLANVAAIEREEIVKTITESDIVIPF, encoded by the coding sequence ATGAAAAAGATAACAGTGATAGTAAGAAATCTTCCCCTGAACACGCGGAGGAATGCAGAAGCGCTGAGGATGAGCGTGGGCCTGACGCTGCGTGAGGATAAGGTCACGGTTGTTTTCATGGACGACGGGATTTATACTGCCACCCCGGCCAAGCCCGAGCTGGTCAATTTTAAGCCGATGCACAAGGAATTCGAGGCTCTTTCGATGCTGAAATGCCGCCTGCTGGCTGACAGGCCATCCATGGAAAAGAGGGGAATATCCAGCCTTCTTGCGAATGTGGCTGCGATAGAGCGAGAAGAGATCGTGAAAACGATAACCGAATCCGACATTGTGATACCATTCTAA
- the hisG gene encoding ATP phosphoribosyltransferase, with translation MIDIAIPKGSLEEQTLLLFKQADLEIKKTDREYNPTIKDPRVKKVKILRPQEIPKYVEEGYFDLGISGKDWVMESESDVVEVADMIYSKQGEGTVKIVVAVPIEKDIRTAKDIKSGSRVSTEYPKLTKKFFDNLGIPVDIRYSYGATEAKVPELVDVIVDLTETGSTLRKNGLKIVDVILESTTKLIANKKSWKDPVKRREIEEIKILLQAVLEARGKVFIVMNIHEDKLDGVVGCLPAMKKPTVSKLYKSDYYAVETVVSKSEINTLIPKLKSLGAEDILEMDISKIVH, from the coding sequence ATGATAGACATCGCCATCCCAAAAGGAAGCCTTGAAGAACAAACGCTTCTTCTTTTCAAACAGGCAGACCTTGAGATAAAAAAAACAGACCGGGAATACAATCCGACAATTAAAGACCCGCGAGTAAAAAAGGTAAAGATACTTCGCCCGCAGGAGATACCCAAATATGTGGAAGAAGGTTACTTTGACCTGGGAATATCAGGAAAGGACTGGGTGATGGAATCGGAATCCGACGTTGTCGAGGTCGCTGATATGATATACAGCAAACAGGGGGAGGGAACAGTTAAGATCGTCGTGGCGGTGCCGATCGAAAAAGACATCAGGACTGCAAAAGATATTAAATCCGGGAGCAGGGTCTCGACAGAGTATCCCAAGCTCACAAAAAAATTCTTCGATAACCTTGGCATACCTGTGGACATCCGCTATTCTTATGGTGCGACCGAGGCAAAAGTCCCTGAACTCGTTGACGTGATAGTGGATTTGACAGAGACAGGCTCCACGCTTCGCAAAAACGGTTTGAAGATCGTTGATGTCATACTTGAATCCACTACAAAACTGATCGCGAATAAGAAAAGCTGGAAAGACCCTGTAAAACGCAGGGAGATAGAAGAGATCAAGATCCTGCTGCAGGCTGTACTGGAAGCACGAGGCAAGGTGTTTATCGTTATGAACATCCATGAGGACAAACTGGACGGTGTTGTGGGATGCCTTCCTGCCATGAAAAAACCCACGGTCTCGAAACTCTACAAATCAGATTATTATGCTGTGGAGACCGTCGTAAGCAAGAGCGAGATCAATACGCTCATCCCAAAACTCAAAAGCCTCGGCGCTGAGGATATCCTCGAAATGGATATAAGCAAAATAGTGCATTGA
- a CDS encoding beta-ribofuranosylaminobenzene 5'-phosphate synthase, producing MLKITTPSRLHITLIDMNAGIGRVDGGIGLTLEKPNIVINARRSDIVEIIGKSEHIERMRNGALKLLPEGEGIHIEIEHDYPSHIGLGSGTQAALAAGMAVNRLYELNLSVYEIAVKVGRGGTSGIGVAAFESGGFILDGGHRFSEKKDFLPSSASDLPPAPVLLRNDFPDWDIVIAIPEHKGASLKNEVNIFQKECPVPLKDVERLSHIILMQLLPALVEEDIVTFGSAINAIQKLGFKKKEVELQPVSAKLMEALREGGAYGAGMSSFGPTVYAFGEDAENLEKIAREFLGKKGETFITRARNEGARTETK from the coding sequence ATGTTAAAAATCACCACGCCATCGCGTCTTCACATTACCCTTATCGACATGAATGCGGGCATAGGGCGTGTGGACGGCGGTATCGGGCTGACGCTGGAAAAGCCGAACATCGTTATCAATGCTCGGAGATCGGACATTGTTGAGATCATCGGGAAGAGTGAGCATATTGAACGTATGAGAAATGGCGCTTTGAAACTCCTGCCCGAAGGAGAGGGGATACACATAGAAATAGAACATGACTATCCCTCCCACATCGGCCTTGGCTCAGGAACGCAGGCTGCCCTTGCGGCAGGCATGGCAGTGAACAGGCTATACGAATTGAACCTGAGCGTGTACGAAATTGCAGTAAAAGTAGGGCGCGGCGGGACAAGCGGTATTGGCGTTGCGGCATTTGAAAGCGGTGGTTTCATACTGGACGGAGGGCACAGGTTCAGCGAGAAAAAGGATTTTCTCCCATCTTCTGCAAGCGATCTTCCCCCGGCTCCTGTCCTTTTGAGAAATGATTTTCCTGATTGGGATATCGTAATCGCGATCCCGGAGCATAAAGGAGCATCCCTGAAAAATGAAGTGAACATATTCCAGAAAGAATGTCCGGTGCCCTTAAAAGATGTTGAAAGATTATCCCATATTATCCTGATGCAGCTTCTTCCTGCGCTTGTGGAGGAGGATATTGTTACATTTGGAAGCGCAATCAATGCGATACAGAAGCTTGGTTTCAAGAAAAAAGAAGTGGAACTCCAACCTGTTTCCGCGAAGCTGATGGAGGCCCTGAGGGAAGGAGGCGCATACGGTGCAGGTATGAGCTCGTTCGGGCCCACGGTTTACGCTTTCGGAGAGGATGCAGAGAACCTGGAAAAAATTGCCCGTGAATTCCTCGGGAAAAAGGGGGAGACATTTATCACAAGAGCGAGGAACGAGGGAGCAAGAACAGAAACCAAATGA
- the prf1 gene encoding peptide chain release factor aRF-1, with protein MVESEAHKKYEFKRTLEALRNKKGRGTELISLYIPHDKQIHEVSSQLREEFGQASNIKSRVTRQNVTGAIESLLSRLKLIPKAPVNGVVIFCGAVDIGANKTDMETYIIEPPEAIVSYKYHCDSSFLLIPLEDMLHEKKTYGLIVLDRREATVGLLRGKHIEEMAHLTSMVPGKQRKGGQSSHRFQQLRLIAINEFYTRIADAASEVFLAVDQKDFEGVFIGGPSPTKEEFESGSFLHHEIQKKILGLFDVAYTDESGLYELFDKLGDALQDVEVVQEKKYMERFLRELVSDNGLASYGEEQVRKNLQMGTVDTLLLSDELRKLRITIKCGNCGFEEKKTITKKAGEEEYQPGNCKQCGSSLSIQESVDIVDELSTIADQMSTNTVFISSAFEEGNQLLTAFGGIGAILRYKTGI; from the coding sequence ATGGTCGAATCAGAAGCCCATAAAAAGTACGAATTCAAAAGAACGCTTGAGGCGCTCCGCAATAAAAAAGGCAGAGGCACTGAGCTCATCTCACTTTATATCCCTCACGACAAGCAGATACATGAAGTCTCAAGCCAGCTGCGGGAAGAATTCGGCCAGGCTTCAAATATCAAATCAAGAGTGACAAGACAGAACGTGACCGGCGCCATTGAGTCGCTGCTCTCAAGGCTTAAACTGATACCGAAAGCTCCCGTGAACGGTGTGGTGATCTTCTGCGGGGCCGTGGATATAGGCGCGAACAAGACAGATATGGAGACCTACATAATAGAGCCGCCGGAAGCCATTGTTTCCTACAAATACCACTGCGACTCATCCTTCCTTCTCATCCCGCTCGAAGACATGCTCCATGAGAAAAAGACCTACGGCTTGATCGTGCTCGACCGGCGCGAGGCAACTGTTGGATTGTTGCGCGGGAAGCACATCGAGGAAATGGCGCATTTGACTTCCATGGTCCCGGGTAAGCAGCGAAAAGGTGGACAGAGTTCGCACAGGTTCCAGCAACTCCGTCTCATCGCGATAAACGAGTTCTATACGCGCATCGCAGACGCGGCGAGTGAAGTATTTCTTGCGGTTGACCAGAAGGACTTCGAGGGTGTGTTCATCGGGGGACCATCGCCCACCAAGGAAGAATTCGAGAGCGGAAGCTTTCTGCATCATGAGATCCAGAAAAAGATCCTCGGGCTATTTGATGTGGCGTATACAGATGAATCCGGTCTGTATGAGCTTTTTGACAAACTGGGCGATGCTCTGCAGGACGTGGAGGTAGTGCAGGAGAAGAAGTACATGGAACGATTCCTGCGAGAGCTGGTGAGTGATAACGGCCTTGCTTCGTACGGGGAAGAACAGGTCAGGAAGAACCTCCAGATGGGTACTGTTGATACCCTTTTATTATCGGACGAGCTTCGGAAGCTTCGCATCACGATAAAATGCGGTAACTGCGGGTTTGAGGAAAAGAAAACTATCACCAAGAAAGCGGGGGAAGAGGAATACCAGCCCGGGAATTGCAAACAGTGCGGTAGCAGCCTTAGCATCCAGGAGTCGGTGGATATCGTGGATGAGCTTTCAACCATCGCTGACCAGATGAGCACCAACACTGTGTTCATTTCAAGCGCATTTGAAGAAGGGAACCAGCTTCTGACTGCATTTGGCGGGATCGGCGCAATATTGAGATATAAAACAGGGATTTAA